The DNA sequence GGTGTGAATCCGCGTGTTCATATCAGTATGGTTTGGCTTTCGGTATACTATATATCCTATGGTTTCGTCTTCTTTCTTTATAACCAACACATCTAAAAATAAaagttgttggttattctcccgttccatggtaaactgtaATTTCGGGTGGATATTGTTGATATGTTCCAGGAATGTATTGAGTTTTTCTTCTCCATGtgtccagataataaatgtgtcgtcaacatatcacattgatctacaacttttatttgaattatttttctctaAATGTATAAGAACCGTTTTTTTaggcaaaaaatgttttttttttttcactttttatgattgtttgaATATTGAATATTAACTTGATTGATGATAGATTGAATATTAACAACATTGTATGattctttaaaaaaacaaagcaaagtcTTCAAAGATTTGTTCAGCTTGATCAGCTATCATATACTTTTTAGaacttttaaatatatatatatatatatatatatatatatatatatatatatatatatatatatatatatacatttaaattGCAATTATAAGAGAAAGAGTTTAAACAACAAAATTAAGTTTTGTATTTTGGTGTAGGTCTGGTGGCTATGCCGTACAATGAGCAGCGGGAGTAGCCAAATATGGCGTCGTCGCAGTGGTACAGCATGGATCCGCGCTGGCCTAGTAATCTTCATCTTGGTATTCATATGGATCCAGATGACGTTCCTGAGCTTCGCTGGTTCATCTCCTCAATACTCAGAACTAAACGATAGTAACGCGGCTATTCTGAGTATGGTTCCGGCTGTTTTGCACAAATTTTTATCACCCAGACCAAAAAATCTTTCTACTATTACTTTCGCTAACGgcagtttctcgaaatttatttCCACAGACGTTCTAAATATATCTGATATTAAACGAAATATAGCACAATACAACAGACAACAAATCGTTTACAATGAAAATATATTTGAACCGCTTCAAAATGATTCCATTGTCATACTAGTTCAAATTCACGACAGAATCACTTACTTACGCCATTTAATTGTCAGCTTAGCACAAGCACCTGGTATTTCCCAGACCCTTCTTATTTTCTCTCATGATTACTATGACGAGGAAATGAATAATCTAGTCAGAAGCATTGATTTTTGCAAAGTGATACAAATATTTTATCCCTACTCCATACAAACTCACCCATACGAATTTCCAGGAGAGGATCCCGGAGACTGTCCTAGGAATATTAAGAAAGACCTGTAAGTGTATAAACATgaactgttttatttattttttattttatttttattgatggCTTTGATAGGACCAATTAGTTAGACTTTGTTTGATTTATGAAGTGAGTGTCATAACTATATATATTACATCTTGagcataataaatttattattataaatttgccTCCATCTATCTATCGTCCAtcggcaaattcaaacaaataccacctttagtccagacaaattaagatttttttaaccACGAGATGTTATGAGATGCAAATATAATGtgcagaataattttgaattcGGTTCCGCTAATGAAGTTGCTTTTTTTGTCCTTAAAGgtagaaaaaaaagtttaatttctGCTGCTGCTAAAATACCGGCAAGTGCTTATCTTTAAAGGGACTGGACCTACCAATGTTTCGTTTAGTTGTCGTCTTTGCAACTAGGTTGTTTATAGATGTACATTTCTTTACTTTTGAGTTGTGTTGAAATTTCGTTGTTTTGATGTGGTCGTTTATAATTCTAATATATTTTGGTTGTTTGTTTTTTGAAACTTTATCTgtgtataaaaaaaaactatttagaCCATGGGAAAAATCAGGAAAAACTTAGAATGCTGTGGGTCAAAACCTCTATTTTTAATGAATGTATCCTATTTAGATAAGTAACTTTTTTTGAAATAATGTTTATCATAAATTTTCTGCTCAATAGCTGTCTTGAGTTTTTCTTGAGCTGTCTGTTTGAGAGGGGGTTGAATTGCTTCGGTTTATATGTTTATAGGTGTTGAAAGAGCCCTAAACATATTCTTAGGCATTTATTTTGTTGTGCTTCACTGTTGTTTATATGTGTGTTTGTTGCAGTTCTATACAGTTGACATCCATGATCTATTGATCGTAGGATTGTTTTGTAAAAGAGTAGAGCAGTATTTAGGTCTACCCCCACTTTGCAAAAGGTTTTTGCAATTTGCATATTTCATCATTATCATTTACAATCTACGtgagtcctagcctcctcaagcaTTTCTCCGGTcgccctatccatcgcctttctcagCCAAGCaggtattcccatatttctcatgtcttcatcgatgttatcaaggaaccttattCTAGGTCTTCCTAATTTGCATAATTTGGTGAATGAAATCTTCCCATAGTAGTTTCCTATCTAGTTGTAGGCCAAGGTATTTCACAAAATTACTAATAGATACTTTATATTTTCCTATGATTATCTGTTTATGATAGTTGTTTATGTTTCGAGAGAAAATACAGGTACCGGTTTTGGAGTCGAATATGGAAAGTCCAAAGTCATCAAACCGTTTTTGAATTTCTATAAATTCAGTGGTAATATTTCGTATACCATTTTTCTCTGTTTTATCGCTAGTGTAAATTACGACGTTACCGGTGTGTTGAACAATTTtggatttttgtttaataatgttCCCTAAGTTCATTGTATACGTACTGTTAAAAATTTGACCCAGAAGAATACCTTGTGGTAACCTAGATCTGCAGATTCTTGAAGCTgaaattttttcatttatttttaaggaAAAAGAAGTTGGTAGACCAATATTGATGAGCTTTTCTTCCAGTATATTTATGCTAAAGCTATGGGTCTATTTGAGTTTGCATTGCCATCAGGTTTTCCAGGTTTTTTAATATATAGATATACTCTCTCCACATTATTGGAAAATGGGTTTTTTTGTCCAAATCGAATTGAATAGCTTTAATGGAGAGTGTGCTAAGAGCATTTTATGTAACATACTATATATGATATTATTCATACCAGGAGATTGTATTGTTTGTTAACTTAAGGCATTGCTTAAGAGAAATACCGATGATAAATGGAAGTATTTTTGTTAACTGTGATTATTTGGTGGGTAACTTGGTGGGTGGGTGGTGATTTGGCttgtttttgatttttatatcGGTTTTCTTTATTCTACACTTCTTTCACTGGGGTGTGCTGATTTAGATTTTTGACAGTAATTATTCCAGCTGTTTCTTTGAGTTATATAAAAGTTGTGTTGCTACTGCGTTAAGTTTTTTATATTCTGTCAAGTAAATGATATTTGGGGTGTATTTAACATAAGAAAGCTTGTTTCCTTGCTTTAGCTGCTACATTACACGTTTCATTCCACCACTCTCTTGAACAGTGATTACGTTTTTGAGAGTTTGAAGAgcataaaagattttttttagtTGCAGCTTTATCGATAATACCCATTAATGAGTTTCCAGATAGGATGGTTTACTTGTTGAATTTGTGCAGGTGAAACTTCACTGGGGTGTGCTGATTTAGATTTTTGACAGTAATTATTCCAGCTGTTTCTTTGAGTTATATAAAAGTTGTGTTGCTACTGCGTTAAGTTTTTTATATTCTGTCAAGTAAATGATATTTGGGGTGTATTTAACATAAGAAAGCTTGTTTCCTTGCTTTAGCTGCTACATTACACGTTTCATTCCACCACTCTCTTGAACAGTGATTACGTTTTTGAGAGTTTGAAGAgcataaaagattttttttagtTGCAGCTTTATCGATAATACCCATTAATGAGTTTCCAGATAGGATGGTTTACTTGTTGAATTTGTGCAGGTGAAACTTTATTTATAAATTGGATATGTATTGGTAGGTGGTTAGATCCATGTGGTAATTCTATAGTCAACCACGTAATTGGCCGTTCTAGATCATGAGTGCACATAGTCAAGTCTATAGCTGATTCGTTACTGTTTACTAATGTAGGGGATTTGTGATTTTAAATTATCAAATTACagtgttttaattataatttttttaaattttcaaaaatttcaaaacttttgttttctgttGCTTTTAAAATTGTCTACCTTTTGGTGTTATTAATCTAGAACCTCGTTATGTATGCTTGGGATTATAATCACCAGTCGCAATAAATATGTTTCCAAGTATAGTTAACAGCTGCTCAAATTATTTGCTGGTTATTGAGTGCCTTGAAGGGCTATATATTACAGAAACTCTCAGTGCAATTTcaagtgaaatattttttatttatttttgtactcTTTATCTGAAATTGCAATGCTACTGTTAGTTTGTTGCACCTACTTTACTGTTGAGACAATCCCgcagaaaaaatttaaaggatGTCTTGTGATCTAGCAGAGCTCTTAAAAGTACCTCGCCCAATTCATATATTGAGAAATGTTTCGTTTAAATAATCTTGCAGCATGAAGCTCCAATCTGCATTTCTATATAAGTTACCAAAAAAATCAAACGTCGTCTGTAATCATATTAATATTGTTCGGCTGTCAAATGTTTTTCTATAAAAATCTCAACAATTACATATGATACCCACCTATTGGCTAATTTTTTAGGATATTGAATGTGTCTCAAGCATCCAATGAGGGTTCTCTGCTGATCAATGTGTACAATTTTATGTGAAAGTTGACTTGGCTGAGGAAATAATGATTCCAAAAGTTATATTATGACATCACCTTAGGACAGTTGTATTACTGACGTTATTTTCACGGCAACTTGAGATGCAGTAGATATTACAATTGACTTATCCAAAATCAGAACTCGTATAATTGATGGTACTAGATTATAACCATATAAATTGAAAATGTCAATGCTTTTACTAACCTTTTATTAACGTTTATAGAGcattaagaaaaaaatgtaataatgcACTTTACCCAGACGTCTATGGGCATTATAGAGAAGCAAAATTTACTCAAACAAAACACCATTGGTGGTGGAAAGCGAATAGGGTATTTAGTGACCTGGAGGTTACCAGAAATCACACCGGTCTGGTAGTTTTACTCGAAGAGGATCACTATGTTGCTGAAGACTTTATCCATTTGTTGCGATTAATGGAACGGACCTACAAAGAATCTTGTAAACATTGTAATATATTGTCTTTGGGAACATACTTGAAAACATACAACTACTATGCCGATTCGAAAAAGGTATGTACTTTATAACAGCCATTAACTGTATTAACAATTTATGTATTTTCTTTTCActgttttattcaaaaatatatttttatagtcGTACTTTTCATACTTTATATGGTGCCCCTGTAAAAAtggatctttataagtaattagAATGAAGATATTTGTTGTGAGCACACTAAATATCTTACTATAGATCACAGATGACTGTATTTTATGATTTAATGTGCAATATTTGCCTCATTATTCTTCTATTGTTCTTTCAAGTTTCATAGAAATAGGAAACGTTTCTAGTTTAAAACAAAATGACTCCAAACATTTAGAGTTACTATATAAAccaattttgttatatttttattctagGTAGAAATATCACCATGGATTAGCAGTAAACATAACATGGGAATGGCTTTTAACAGATCAACTTGGATGCAGATTGTAGATTGTGCAtcacatttttgtaaatatgacGACTACAATTGGGATTGGTCGTTACAACATGTATCTCAAAATTGTTTGAAGGATAAACTGCATGCAATGGTAGCTCGTGCGCCCAGGGTTTTCCATATCGGCGAATGGTAAATATAAATCTTcctaaaaactaaattttttcacTGTTagttatacatacatatacagcGAGTCTGTAGTAATTTTGACTTAATTTCCTCGCTGTCATTGCGTCTTGGACCTCGACATTGGAAGTCCTCTTTGGTCGTCCTCGGTTTCTTCCTTGCAACCGGAGTCCACTGCCATACTCTTTTCGGCCATCTACCCTATTCCATTCTCGGGAGGCGTCCATACCATATAAGCTGCTTCCTATTAAAAGTATCGAGAAAGTTGCCTTCTACTTGCATCCTCCTAATATTATCCTTTCTTATGTGCTCGAGCTTGGAGATCCTATAGCTTCTTCCCCATTTAGCTATCTCCAtagtctttaatttttttcttcgtCTCTTAATTATTATCCAGACTTCAGATCCATAAGGTACATTTACTACTAAGTCGTATCCTTTTAATGTTATTTCTAGTTGGACTATTCGCTCGTTAATCTCATTTTAACTTATGATGAATCTCTGAAGTTGTTTCTTCACCAGAATAGAAATTCCTGCTTTTACTCTCATATCTTAATCACCTCCTCTGTATATATTGATGTAATCTGTACTGTAATCTTGTAAATGGATCTTCATACTTCgctttcgttaataggtccaaatatcttctttAGGACTTTTCTTTTGAACCTTCAGAACTTTTGTCTATTGAGCCGTAggcctgtttgaaatctatgtatatgttgtggacgtcaatgtcgtattcctacgaattgtttagaatttgtttcactgtgaatagctgATCAGTTATAGATCTTCTTTGTCGTAAACCAgtttgatattccccgacaatattttcagttagttgttgggagtcgtttgtttagtatataCGTAAAAACTTTGTACGCTGTGCACAATAAGGTTATGCCTGGATAATTTTCGCATAacagtttatccccttttttatagattgatCATATAATCCCGGTGTTCCAGTCGCTAGAGATCTtctcatcattccaaatcttgttcataagCATATGCATTTGTCCTGCTAGGTattcgccacctaatttatacaGCTCAGAGGGGACGTTGTTAATACCTGGAGCCTTGTTATTCTTTTGTGCTCGTATTgcttgttttacctcttccatcgtcgggggttctatattttcggtatCTCCCTCAATGTGATGCATgtccatatgctcttcattttcttgCATCTCTAGGAGAGTTTGAAAATAAGTTTCCCAGACtgattttgtttcttttggatcgctggttatttgcccttcttgatttctgcatagatttgttcggggtttgtatccttctcttaaattatTGTTGAGTATTGTTCTTAGGATTATATTATTACAGTGGAACATCAAAAAACCGAACTCTGAAGATCCGAAATTTCGAATAATCCTTacatcaaacaaaacaaaagagagTTGTGTTTATTTAGAAAGAAGAGAAACATTTTAAGTGATACATAGTGGTACAGGTATATTAATATGGAAAAGACCGAGTGACCTTGTTGCAAAAGCAGATCGAAATAATCTTGTGCTAATAAAATGGCTTAGATGACGTATTTGACTAATACGTCTGTAAATGTCGATTTCAATGAGAACTAACGCTTTGTAAAGAATCTTACCATTTTCGAGATTATTTGCCATTTATGTATAAGAATCTTACCATTTGAGTGAGTTCAAAAATTGCTGATGCTGCCCCAATAAAGTCATGCTGACTTTGAGTTTGAAAAACTTCAAGAGAAAATTTGCTAATATATTTTCATAGATCTTTGAGAAACATGTCAGCAGACTTGTAGGTCGATAGTTGTTAATGTCAATTATATCCCCCGTTTTCAAGAGAGGATGGACCACAGCTTTTTTGAGGTCATCAAGAAACACACCGATTTTATACGATCCATTCATGACCAGGCCAAGGCATTTTATTATGTCAAGAGTTTCCTTGATAACCTTCATTGGGATTTGATCGTGGCCAATGGAGCTGTGATTTTCGAGCATCTTGACTACATACAATATTTCAGACTAGACTCTTTTATATCAAACAGGAGTTTTTCTAATGCTTCTGCGTTGTTTCATCTTCGGGAGTTTATAACAAATGTCAGAAACTGTTGAAAtgtcttttaaatttatttgatatAGTTGCTGGTTCACCCTGTATATGTAAATTGCTAAGCTTAGATTTATTTTTACCTGTTACAAAATTCTGCACAATTTTAGGGACATTATCAGAGTTCTGGTGCCCCTGCCCGAAGATCCTTTGTTTGgcattgtataaaatatcatatttttttacTGTTTCACATTATTAGTCTACAGTTTAGCTACACATTTTTAGTGCATATTGTTATAGCAGCTGTGGCTTGACTCACTCCACGCCAAGGTCACTCACTATTTACAATTCTAGCCGTGGTTTTCTACAACTCTGCTTTTTCGCAAAAATACATTTATTCTGATAGAATAACGAGAATCAAAAATAGGTATATATTCTTGGTATCTATTTTTGATTTGATTTCTTGATTTTCGGTTGTAATATACATAGTTTAGTAACTGATTGCTTGTAAAAACAAGTATTGCTTTTCAGAGTTCATTGAAagtaataaaaatgaacaattttaCAATGATATGCTTTTCTTTAAAATCAGAGAAAGTTTAAGGACTTAGCACTGTGTATATacagtatacagggtgtttaacGACTATCTTACGCTATCTGTATATCAGAAACTACTTACACATTTATGAAAATTTTTTTATGGCGATAACAAGTTATGACGagcttaaagaaaatattttgaccgAAATGCCACTTCCGAATTGGCACCTTATACAAAATTTGTATATATGTAATGAATCTGCTTGGAAAATGTCGAAGAAATTGATGAATTGCGACAGCAGTATGGCGAGTTGCCCCGTCCTCCTGGAAAAATTGGTGTCGCTGTGACAAATTACATGCCCGACAGAATTGTCGTAGGGAcaaagcgtgttaaaatttgtatgtacctctgttgattaagtgtgacttgcctaccattttcttcgatTAAGTACGGACTAGTGATTGCTTCTCATACCAGACACTTACTTTAGCACTATataaaggaacttcttgaacttcatcttgtctggcaaagcccagaaatcgatttgtgcgacgatttacatggcccaacaaatgaaaatgtgcttcgtctgaaaaccataaatttttcaaaaattcaggattttcatactgtaatgcgCAATATTCTGGCGCAATATTCCACTATACTGCGATAATTCCGAGGATGTAATTGTTGATAAGAAATTTGAATCACATTGAAAATtgaatcacatacgaaaatgcacccagctccGTTAGGGTTCTTTGCAAGGAAGTTCTTTTTAATCCAATATGCAACGC is a window from the Diabrotica undecimpunctata isolate CICGRU chromosome 10, icDiaUnde3, whole genome shotgun sequence genome containing:
- the LOC140451799 gene encoding alpha-1,6-mannosyl-glycoprotein 2-beta-N-acetylglucosaminyltransferase-like isoform X2, whose amino-acid sequence is MVWWLCRTMSSGSSQIWRRRSGTAWIRAGLVIFILVFIWIQMTFLSFAGSSPQYSELNDSNAAILSMVPAVLHKFLSPRPKNLSTITFANGSFSKFISTDVLNISDIKRNIAQYNRQQIVYNENIFEPLQNDSIVILVQIHDRITYLRHLIVSLAQAPGISQTLLIFSHDYYDEEMNNLVRSIDFCKVIQIFYPYSIQTHPYEFPGEDPGDCPRNIKKDLALRKKCNNALYPDVYGHYREAKFTQTKHHWWWKANRVFSDLEVTRNHTGLVVLLEEDHYVAEDFIHLLRLMERTYKESCKHCNILSLGTYLKTYNYYADSKKVEISPWISSKHNMGMAFNRSTWMQIVDCASHFCKYDDYNWDWSLQHVSQNCLKDKLHAMVARAPRVFHIGECGVHHKKKDCQATAMISKVQQVLKNAKKHFYPDYLILTYSTALKKTKLRKGNGGWGDRRDHKLCIGMTIGG
- the LOC140451799 gene encoding alpha-1,6-mannosyl-glycoprotein 2-beta-N-acetylglucosaminyltransferase-like isoform X3; its protein translation is MSSGSSQIWRRRSGTAWIRAGLVIFILVFIWIQMTFLSFAGSSPQYSELNDSNAAILSMVPAVLHKFLSPRPKNLSTITFANGSFSKFISTDVLNISDIKRNIAQYNRQQIVYNENIFEPLQNDSIVILVQIHDRITYLRHLIVSLAQAPGISQTLLIFSHDYYDEEMNNLVRSIDFCKVIQIFYPYSIQTHPYEFPGEDPGDCPRNIKKDLALRKKCNNALYPDVYGHYREAKFTQTKHHWWWKANRVFSDLEVTRNHTGLVVLLEEDHYVAEDFIHLLRLMERTYKESCKHCNILSLGTYLKTYNYYADSKKVEISPWISSKHNMGMAFNRSTWMQIVDCASHFCKYDDYNWDWSLQHVSQNCLKDKLHAMVARAPRVFHIGECGVHHKKKDCQATAMISKVQQVLKNAKKHFYPDYLILTYSTALKKTKLRKGNGGWGDRRDHKLCIGMTIGG
- the LOC140451799 gene encoding alpha-1,6-mannosyl-glycoprotein 2-beta-N-acetylglucosaminyltransferase-like isoform X1 gives rise to the protein MKVWWLCRTMSSGSSQIWRRRSGTAWIRAGLVIFILVFIWIQMTFLSFAGSSPQYSELNDSNAAILSMVPAVLHKFLSPRPKNLSTITFANGSFSKFISTDVLNISDIKRNIAQYNRQQIVYNENIFEPLQNDSIVILVQIHDRITYLRHLIVSLAQAPGISQTLLIFSHDYYDEEMNNLVRSIDFCKVIQIFYPYSIQTHPYEFPGEDPGDCPRNIKKDLALRKKCNNALYPDVYGHYREAKFTQTKHHWWWKANRVFSDLEVTRNHTGLVVLLEEDHYVAEDFIHLLRLMERTYKESCKHCNILSLGTYLKTYNYYADSKKVEISPWISSKHNMGMAFNRSTWMQIVDCASHFCKYDDYNWDWSLQHVSQNCLKDKLHAMVARAPRVFHIGECGVHHKKKDCQATAMISKVQQVLKNAKKHFYPDYLILTYSTALKKTKLRKGNGGWGDRRDHKLCIGMTIGG